GGATCCGGTCCCAGCTTTTCGAGAAGGGCGTTCGGGCGGTAGGGGTTGAGGAGATCCCGGATCCAGTGGCGGGAAAGCCGCCTTTGGTGCATTGAGTCGAGGGCGCCTTCCATGACCGTGGGATGCGCTTGACGGGCGGGGAACTTGCGCCGTTCACCATGCTACACTGTATGAACGGCTGCGGGAATTGACGTATCGGAGGGAGGGAAGATGCGAGACTTGAAGTTCAAGGTATTGGTCGGGCTGATGCTGACGGCTGCTGTTGGTCTGTCTGGCTGTGAGGCGGACGATAAGGACAAGCCCGAGTTGGAGCGGCGGATCTCGGAGATCGGCGCCACATTCGACGGAGGCCGGTTCTTCAACGTCTCTGTGACAGCAGAGGAGACGCAAGCCACCTGCATTTTCGCGAAGTCCACTGTTTGGACCAGCAGCGGTTACAAGGCAGGAGGCTACCATAAGACGCGTTCCATGACGGAACGCGCAATGGATATTGGGAAGACCTTGAATATGCAGTGCCGGAACGATGATCTCCGGGAGAAGTTGAGAGACAGATAGAACGCCCGGAGGGGCAGATCGTCTTTCAGCTAAGGAGCTCGAAGAATGAAGAAGCGGACTAAGGAGCAGACTCATCGGGCCACTCACTTGGCGAACCTTCTCCTCGTAATCGAGGAGTGCTCTCCGATCCATGGGGATGAGTTGAGGGAACGCGCTGCGATTCCCGACGTGAAGTGGCATGGCGTTGCGATGGCGGACGCCTTCAATAATGGCTTTCTCACCGTGAACCCGGAGAGGGATCGCGCTGATCCCGGTACGCTGTTCATTCTCACTATGGAGGGAAAGGGCTTTATCAATCTCTCCGAAGACGAGAGGAAGGCTTTCCCGCTGAACTTCGATCTATCGAAGTACGAGCCGCCTTGCCCGGACGAGCGAGAAGGAAAGGACGCGGACGCATGAAGAAGACGATTATCGCGATGGTCCTTGGCGCTGTCCTGGCGGGCTGCAATGGAGCAGGGAACAAAGCTGAGTTGGAACGTCGGATCTCGGAACTGTCATCGAAGGTGGCGAATGTCGAGGTTCACGAGAACAGTACGCAAGCAACCTGCCGCGCGTCAGCGACCATCGTTTCCCATGACGGAGGCTATGGACCAAACGGCTACAAGATGGATGGGACGACTTCCGTAAAGGCAGCTGAGATCGCGCGCATGTTGGATCTCAAATGCACGACGGAGGGCCTTCTCGACGAAGTGCGACGCAAGAGAATTGAACAGGGCCTTCCCGACACTCCGATTACCGTTGATTCTCCTCCGCTGGGTATTCGGCGGTATTGACGTAGACCTCGGTGCGTAGGTGAAGAGGGGCGCGGTCCATGACCGGAGCCCCTTTTTCTTTGTCCAATCGAGCCGATCCGCTCGCTATGAGGAAGGAGGATCCAACTACAGGAGAATTTTAGATGAAGCCAAAATTTGGAAGACCGATAGGGACACTATCAGGAGAAGATATCGAACGGTTCTGGGCCAAAGTTGATATTCGGTCTGACGATCTGTGTTGGGAATGGAAGGCAAGTCGAAATATTGACGACTACGGACAATTCTCTCTAGGCGGAAAGCCTCGTCGGGCAAACAGGGTCGCTTGGTCAATTGCCTACCATGCGGACATTCCGACCGGATTGGTGTTCCGACATAAATGCGACAACCCGCCGTGCTGCAACCCGAGCCACCTTGAGATCGGGACCACGTTCGATAACACAATCGATATGACGAAGCGGGGCAGGGCATCACATTTGAGGCTCCTGGGGGCAGACGTATTGGAGATTCGACGCCTCTACGCTAGTTCCACCATGACCCAAAAGGAGATCGCCAATCTGTTCGGAGTGGATCAATCCACAATCAGCAACGTCACTACGGGAAGAAGGTGGCGCCCTCTATTGGAGGGGCCGACGCCATGAGCCCCGACCAACTACCAATCGATCTCCTCGTTCGTATCTCGGGCACACTGGACCAGATCAACCGGACACTCGGCACCCTGGCTGCCACCATCGGGAACCCTTCTCGCGTGCTCGTCTCGCAAGCGGAAGCCGCGAAGAAGCTGGGGGTCCGCAAGGAACGGATCAGCCAACTTGTCAAGGACGGAAAGATCCAACTCGTGGAGACGGGTGGACGCCCCAAGATCAGCGTGGACCAGATTGAGCGGCTGGCAGCATCCGGGGATCTCGCGCCCAAGAGGCGAGGGCGCCCACGGAAGAAGCCGGTTGGATCGAACCTTGGATCGATCCTCGACTGGCGACCGATGGTGAATTGAACCGTAGGCCAGAGGATTTGCGGGATCCTGTAAATTCAACGATGTCGACTGTCTGTTACTCTAAGTGAGAGGCGGATCCCGTCCACACTCTATCCACACTCGCAGGGACCAGACGGGAACCGGAGGGGTATGGAAACCGCCTGGATTTCATGGAAAATCCAATGAAAACAACGGCTTCCGCTCGCTTCCTAAACCGTAGGCCACAGGTTCGAGTCCTGTTGGGGCCGCCAAAGAGTTCCCAGTAAATTCAATACTTAGGGGATCGGAGATGCTTTCCGGTCCCCTTCGTTTTTGCTCCCAAAACGCCCCTTTTTGACCCCTTCCAGTGGGGATGGAGTGGGGATGGCGTGGGGATGGAGTGGGGACGGAGTGGGGACGGAGTGGGGACGGAGTGGGGACGGAGTGAGGACGGAGTGAGGGCCAGCGGGCGACGAAAAACCCGCCGGTAGCCCGGAATTCGCAACACCCATCTGGGTCACTCTCCAATGCGACCAGCCGCGGCCATCTCGACACGGCGCAGGCCGAGCCTGGTCCCGATCGGCGTCACGACCGGATGCGCGACGAGGACAACCGCCGCGGAGCCGAAAACGCGACCGGCCGTCGCTTTGCCCTCGAGCCCGAGCACGAGCCACCCGCCGGCGAGCAGGTCGAGCTGATCGATGACGCGAAAGACCCGCCCCGCGATTCCGCCTTTGGTCTTGCCCTCCCCGATGCCGAGGCGACGCTTTGCGAACCTGTTCGGCAACTCCGCCAGCATGGCGGCGGCGCCGAGCGCGAAACCGTGGCCGAGAGACATCATCGCGGCCGGTGATCCCGGCAGGTCCAGGAGCCATTGGGAGATCGCCGTGCCGATGGAGACCACAGCGAGCCCACGCCACGTCTTGTTCCGTCCGAACCATCGCTGCTGGACGGGCCGATCGAGCGCGACCCACCATCCGTACCGGATGGCGAGCCCCAGCGCGAGCGAGCCGCCTAGGAGCGGGCCGAGCAGGACGGAGGCGCGAGCCGCGTCTGCAGGGAGGTCCCAGAGCCTCACGCGTGTCGAAGGGGACGATGGATCGGCAAGCCCTCGAGGTCCGGGACCAGGCGGACCGCCAGGCGACACGGCCGAGCCTCGGTGTCGAGGATCTTCTCCAGGTCCATCGGCGTATGCACCATCGCCGGCATCTCCGGGCGCGCCCCATGCACCGAGAAGATCGCGTCGCAGACGGTTCCGGAGCAGGTGACGCCACGCAGGCGGTACATCGCTCTCGCGCGTTTCGTCCCCGCCAACCTTTCGAACGCGACGAAGACGCCCATGATCCACAGGTCCAGGGTCACCTCCGCACGGCCGAGCCAGCGCAGCATCGCCACCTCGTACGCGGGATCTCCCTCCAGGATGACGATGTCGTACTGGTCCCGGAAGAACCGCTCGAACGGGTGGTACCGAACACGCTTCTTCAACATGCCGAGGACGCGTCCCTCGCCAGCATAGATGCAGACGTGCGGCATCCGACAACCCGTCATGAAGCGAATGAAGCGCGACCTGCGGCTCGTGCGGTGGTTGAAGAGGATGATGTCTCCCGGGCGTGCGAGCGCCAACGCCTCGTCGAGCAGTCTCGACCGCGCCTCCCGGGACAGCGAAACCGTCCGAAGTTCCATCACGGCCTCCTCCTGCGCAGGCGAACGAAAAGGAATACACACTCCGAGCGAAACCGATCGGCATCGAGCATTCGTAGCAGCCTGGCGTATCCGCCACCTGCCGCCCAATCGATCACGCGGGACACGGCAGGCGTGATCGCGCCTGCGAAACCTCCGGCCAGCCGCCGGCCCAGCTCGAGCGTCGGCGCGACCTCCGCCGTGGCGTCGCGCTCACACTCGATCTCCCAACTCGCTCGCTCGGCGCGTCGCCGAAACTCGTCGAGGGAGTGAAGGTCGGTGAAGACATCCGAGCGTTCGCGGAGAAATGGAGCCGCGAGCACGAGCGAACCGCCGACCGCCAAGAGCTCATCGCTTCGCACCAGCAGGTTGTCCAGATCGACGTAGTTCGACGATTCGCTGAAGAGGACGCAGTCGAATCGCCGCCCGAGAGGAAAATCCTCGAAGCGAACCGGAACGAGCTCCAGCGCCGGCCCCAGGTGTCGCCTGGCCCACCGCGCCTGGTCGGGATCCGGCGAAATGCTCGTGACCACGTGCCCCCGTCCCGCGAGCGCCGCTGCCACGTCACCCGTCCCCGTCCCCACGTCCAGCAGCGTTCCCGCCTCCCTGGGAACGAGCTCGACGACCTCGTCCACGAAGCGGCGCTGTCCGTTCCGGAGGGCCTCGACCGAGGTCGCCCCAGACCGCCCTTCAGAAAACCAACCGTAGTGCAGCGAGAGTCCGGCTGCCTCGACCAGCAGCGGAAACACCCGCCCGTCGCCGCGCCTCGCCCAGGCTGGCCCGACTCG
The Vulgatibacter incomptus DNA segment above includes these coding regions:
- a CDS encoding HNH endonuclease, whose product is MKPKFGRPIGTLSGEDIERFWAKVDIRSDDLCWEWKASRNIDDYGQFSLGGKPRRANRVAWSIAYHADIPTGLVFRHKCDNPPCCNPSHLEIGTTFDNTIDMTKRGRASHLRLLGADVLEIRRLYASSTMTQKEIANLFGVDQSTISNVTTGRRWRPLLEGPTP
- a CDS encoding class I SAM-dependent methyltransferase produces the protein MPGFNPDRVGPAWARRGDGRVFPLLVEAAGLSLHYGWFSEGRSGATSVEALRNGQRRFVDEVVELVPREAGTLLDVGTGTGDVAAALAGRGHVVTSISPDPDQARWARRHLGPALELVPVRFEDFPLGRRFDCVLFSESSNYVDLDNLLVRSDELLAVGGSLVLAAPFLRERSDVFTDLHSLDEFRRRAERASWEIECERDATAEVAPTLELGRRLAGGFAGAITPAVSRVIDWAAGGGYARLLRMLDADRFRSECVFLFVRLRRRRP